In the genome of Meles meles chromosome 4, mMelMel3.1 paternal haplotype, whole genome shotgun sequence, one region contains:
- the PFKL gene encoding ATP-dependent 6-phosphofructokinase, liver type: MATVDLEKLRMSGAGKAIGVLTSGGDAQGMNAAVRAVTRMGIYVGAKVFLIYEGYEGLVEGGENIKQANWLSVSNIIQLGGTVIGSARCKAFTTREGRRAAAYNLVQRGITNLCVIGGDGSLTGANIFRSEWGSLLEELVAAGKISESTAHTYSHLSIAGLVGSIDNDFCGTDMTIGTDSALHRIMEVIDAITTTAQSHQRTFVLEVMGRHCGYLALVSALASGADWLFIPEAPPEDGWENFMCERLGETRSRGSRLNIIIIAEGAIDRHGKPISSRYVKDLVVQRLGFDTRVTVLGHVQRGGTPSAFDRILSSKMGMEAVMALLEATPDTQACVVTLSGNQSVRLPLMECVQVTKEVQKAMDEKRFDEAIQLRGRSFENNWNIYKLLAHQKLSKEKTNFSLAILNVGAPAAGMNAAVRSAVRSGISQGHTVYVVHDGFEGLAKGQVQEVGWHDVAGWLGRGGSMLGTKRTLPKSYLEKIVDNIRTHNIQALLVIGGFEAYEGVLQLVEARGRYEELCIVMCVVPATISNNVPGTDFSLGSDTAVNAAMESCDRIKQSASGTKRRVFIVETMGGYCGYLATVTGIAVGADAAYVFEDPFNIQDLKANVEHMTEKMKTDIQRGLVLRNEKCHEHYTTEFLYNLYSSEGKGVFDCRTNVLGHLQQGGAPTPFDRNYGTKLGVKAMLWMSEKLRAVYRNGRVFANAPDSACVIGLRKKAVAFSPVTELKKDTDFEHRVPREHWWLTLRLMLKMLANYRISMADYVSGELEHLTRRSLSIDKGF; this comes from the exons ATGGCCACCGTGGACCTGGAGAAGCTGCGAATGTCCGGGGCCGGCAAGGCCATCGGCGTGCTCACCAGCGGCGGAGATGCGCAAG GCATGAACGCGGCTGTCAGAGCTGTGACGCGCATGGGCATTTACGTGGGAGCCAAAGTCTTCCTCATCTACGAG GGCTATGAGGGCCTCGTGGAAGGTGGCGAGAACATCAAGCAGGCCAACTGGCTCAGCGTCTCCAACATCATCCAGCTG GGCGGCACCGTCATCGGCAGCGCGCGCTGCAAGGCCTTCACCACTCGGGAGGGCCGGCGGGCGGCGGCCTACAACCTGGTGCAGCGTGGCATCACCAACCTGTGCGTCATCGGCGGTGACGGCAGCCTCACGGGCGCCAACATCTTCCGCAGCGAGTGGGGCAGCCTGCTGGAGGAGCTGGTGGCAGCGG GCAAGATCTCGGAGAGCACGGCGCACACGTACTCGCACCTGAGCATCGCGGGGCTGGTGGGTTCCATCGACAACGACTTCTGCGGCACCGACATGACCATCGGCACGGACTCGGCCCTGCACCGCATCATGGAGGTCATCGACGCCATCACCACCACGGCCCAGAG CCACCAGAGGACCTTTGTGCTGGAGGTGATGGGACGGCACTGCGG GTACCTGGCTCTGGTGTCCGCCCTGGCCTCGGGGGCCGACTGGCTGTTCATCCCGGAGGCTCCGCCCGAGGACGGCTGGGAGAACTTCATGTGTGAGCGGCTGGGTGAG ACACGGAGCCGGGGGTCCCGactcaacatcatcatcatcgccGAGGGCGCCATCGACCGCCACGGGAAGCCCATCTCCTCCCGCTACGTGAAGGAC CTGGTGGTCCAGAGGCTGGGCTTCGACACGCGCGTGACGGTGCTGGGCCACGTGCAGCGGGGAGGGACCCCTTCGGCGTTCGACCGCATCCTG AGCAGCAAGATGGGCATGGAGGCCGTCATGGCGCTGCTGGAGGCCACGCCGGACACGCAGGCCTGCGTGGTCACCCTGTCGGGGAACCAGTCCGTACGGCTGCCCCTCATGGAGTGTGTGCAGGTG ACAAAGGAGGTGCAGAAGGCCATGGACGAGAAGAGGTTCGACGAGGCCATCCAGCTCCGTGGCAG GAGCTTTGAGAACAACTGGAACATTTACAAGCTGCTTGCGCACCAGAAGCTCTCCAAAGAGAAG ACCAACTTCTCCCTGGCCATCCTGAACGTgggcgccccggcggccggcATGAACGCGGCGGTGCGCTCGGCCGTGCGGTCCGGCATCTCCCAGGGCCACACGGTGTACGTCGTGCACGATGGCTTCGAGGGACTGGCCAAGGGTCAG GTGCAAGAAGTGGGTTGGCACGacgtggctggctggctgggccGGGGCGGCTCCATGCTGGGGACCAAGAG GACGCTGCCCAAGAGCTACCTGGAGAAGATCGTGGATAACATCCGCACTCACAACATCCAAGCCCTGCTGGTCATCGGCGGCTTCGAG GCCTACGAGGGCGTGCTGCAGCTGGTGGAGGCCCGCGGACGCTACGAGGAGCTGTGCATCGTCATGTGCGTGGTCCCCGCCACCATCAGCAACAACGTCCCCGGCACTGACTTCAGCCTGGGCTCCGACACCGCGGTCAACGCTGCCATGGAG AGCTGTGACCGCATCAAGCAGTCGGCCTCAGGGACCAAGCGCCGCGTGTTCATAGTGGAGACCATGGGCGGCTACTGCGGCTACCTGGCCACGGTGACCGGCATCGCCGTGGGGGCCGATGCTGCTTACGTCTTCGAGGACCCTTTCAACATCCAAGACTTGAAA GCCAACGTGGAGCACATGACGGAGAAGATGAAGACGGATATCCAGCGGGGCCTCGTGCTGCG GAATGAGAAGTGCCACGAACACTACACCACGGAGTTCCTGTACAACCTGTACTCCTCCGAGGGCAAGGGCGTGTTTGACTGTAGGACCAACGTCCTGGGGCACCTGCAGCAG GGCGGGGCTCCGACCCCCTTTGACCGGAACTATGGGACCAAGCTCGGGGTGAAGGCCATGCTCTGGATGTCGGAGAAGCTGCGGGCGGTCTACCGCAATG GGCGGGTGTTTGCCAATGCCCCGGATTCGGCCTGCGTCATCGGCCTGCGGAAGAAGGCGGTGGCCTTCAGCCCCGTCACCGAGCTCAAGAAGGACACGGACTTCGA GCACCGCGTGCCCCGGGAGCACTGGTGGCTGACTCTGCGGCTGATGCTGAAGATGCTGGCCAACTACCGCATCAGCATGGCCGACTACGTGTCCGGGGAGCTGGAGCACCTCACCCGCCGCAGCCTCAGCATCGACAAGGGCTTCTGA